One genomic window of Saccopteryx bilineata isolate mSacBil1 chromosome 4, mSacBil1_pri_phased_curated, whole genome shotgun sequence includes the following:
- the MEFV gene encoding pyrin, which yields MHPLGSKTEGFLSSQKLDSWLRPLLVNTMAKTPSDHLLYSLEELVPYDFEKFKFKLQNTSLEKEHPRIPRGQLQTARPVKLASLLLTYYGEKCAVQLTLQVLRAINQHLLAEELHRVTGPKCPIQESGTDCSAMSCSSGENKAKSPRIPNGLEGDRQQQSGDGAASHPKAERGPQKKPQGKWGDQKGSESLDVQSKPRARNVTLSSKRSPFSSKLQGEKQSNSSFKLRRNASSAGRLQGLSCRLFAGSLGRKECQLSETYIPSKENRPKSLEFTISSGEREPPNPETLLSQEKMRSENRDSASTPSKVGTLDVRATMALEKGSRNPEHSVILEGETFRDTCSNVSLPKEEKTWEHSESTVPLEKSRTEVPETPETMGEVVGSVLHEFANLEVSPSSGWPQDEAVCPLCRSQEGDPVVGTCMQDSCSSSIASSDPKVLGGCLPTDPRCQASLPGKTSGGLEQREGPQTAKLSPKLLPQCERHMKQIQLLFCEDHREPICLICSLSLEHRGHRVRPIEEAALEYKEQIQKLLDHLKELRKFGEEQRAQGDQNTANYLKQTGVQKQRVRNQLEQLCQFLEQQEQLFVAWLEELGQTIGQVRETYDTQVCRDIALLNELIEELEVKQCQSEWKLMQDIGVTLDRVKMVNIPKPWTTPREMQEKIHLLHQKSEFMEKSVKRFSETLRSEMETFNVPELICAQAYAVNVILDAETAHPNLIVSDDLKSVRLGNKWNHMPDSPERFDSCIFTLGSPRFSAGCHYWEVEVGDKTGWVLGICEASTSRKGSMTLSPENGYWVVMMMKRNEYQASTFPPTRLQMREPPRRVGIFLDYKARNISFYNVTAKSHIYTFTSFSSSGPLQPIFSPGTHDGGKNMDPLTICPVGGQGPH from the exons ATGCACCCCTTGGGCTCCAAGACAGAGGGCTTTCTCTCCTCCCAGAAGCTGGACAGCTGGCTCCGGCCTCTTTTGGTCAACACCATGGCCAAGACTCCTAGTGACCATTTGTTGTACTCCCTGGAGGAGCTGGTGCCCTATGACTTTGAGAAGTTCAAGTTCAAGCTACAAAACACCAGCCTAGAGAAGGAGCACCCCCGGATACCCCGAGGCCAGCTCCAGACAGCCAGGCCAGTGAAGCTGGCCTCTCTGCTGCTCACCTACTATGGGGAGAAGTGTGCTGTGCAGCTGACTCTGCAGGTTCTGAGGGCCATCAACCAGCACCTCCTGGCAGAGGAGCTCCACAGGGTAACTGGCCCAA AATGTCCAATACAAGAAAGTGGCACTGACTGTTCAGCAATGTCTTGTTCCTCTGGGGAGAATAAAGCCAAGAGCCCGAGGATACCAAATGGCCTGGAAGGTGACAGGCAGCAGCAAAGTGGTGATGGGGCAGCCAGTCATCCCAAGGCTGAGAGGGGGCCGCAGAAGAAACCTCAGGGCAAATGGGGAGATCAGAAGGGCTCAGAGAGCCTGGATGTGCAGAGCAAGCCAAGGGCCAGGAACGTGACTCTGTCTTCCAAGAGAAGTCCATTCTCCAGCAAGTTGCAAGGGGAGAAGCAGAGCAATTCAAGTTTCAAGCTACGCAGGAATGCCAGCTCTGCAGGAAGGCTGCAAGGACTCTCCTGTAGGTTGTTTGCTGGGTCCCTGGGAAGAAAAGAATGCCAGCTATCTGAAACATATATACCTTCAAAAGAGAATCGACCCAAAAGTCTTGAATTCACCATTTCTTCAGGAGAAAGAGAACCCCCCAATCCAGAAACTCTTCTGTctcaagagaaaatgagaagtgaGAATAGAGACTCAGCATCTACCCCCAGCAAAGTGGGCACTCTGGATGTAAGGGCTACCATGGCTCTGGAAAAAGGCTCAAGAAATCCAGAACATTCTGTGATTCTGGAGGGGGAAACATTCAGAGATACGTGTTCCAATGTATCATTGCCTAAAGAGGAGAAGACCTGGGAGCATTCAGAATCCACAGTACCTTTGGAGAAAAGTAGAACTGAGGTCCCAGAGACCCCTGAGACCATGGGAGAGGTGGTAGGCAGTGTGCTCCATGAGTTTGCAAATCTAGAAGTCTCTCCATCTTCAG GGTGGCCACAGGATGAAGCTGTGTGTCCCCTTTGCCGTTCCCAGGAAGGAGACCCGGTTGTTGGCACTTGCATGCAAGATTCCTGCAGCTCCTCCATCGCTTCTAGTGATCCCAAGGTTTTGGGTGGTTGCTTGCCCACCGACCCCAGGTGCCAAGCCTCGCTCCCAGGGAAGACCTCTGGAGGCCTTGAGCAGCGGGAGGGCCCACAGACAGCTAAGCTGAGCCCCAAGCTCCTGCCACAATGTGAGCGTCACATGAAGCAGATCCAGCTGCTCTTCTGTGAGGACCACAGGGAGCCTATCTGCCTCATCTGCAGCCTGAGTCTGGAGCACCGAGGCCACCGGGTCCGCCCCATTGAGGAGGCTGCCCTGGAATACAAG GAACAAATTCAGAAGCTACTGGATCATCTGAAGGAGTTGAGAAAATttggagaggagcagagagctCAGGGGGATCAGAACACAGCGAACTACCTG AAACAAACTGGAGTCCAGAAGCAGAGAGTCCGGAACCAGTTGGAGCAGCTGTGCCAGTTTTTGGAGCAGCAAGAGCAGCTCTTTGTGGCCTGGCTGGAGGAACTGGGCCAGACCATTGGCCAGGTCAGGGAGACATATGACACCCAAGTGTGCAGGGACATTGCCCTTCTCAATGAGCTGATTGAGGAGCTGGAGGTCAAGCAGTGCCAGTCGGAATGGAAGCTTATGCAG GACATTGGAGTCACCCTGGACAG AGTCAAGATGGTGAATATACCTAAACCATGGACCACTCCTCGAGAGATGCAAGAAAAGATCCACCTGCTCCACCAGAAATCAGAGTTCATGGAGAAGAGCGTGAAGCGTTTCTCGG AAACTCTCCGTTCAGAAATGGAAACCTTCAATG ttCCAGAACTGATTTGTGCTCAGGCATATGCTG TTAATGTGATTCTGGATGCAGAAACAGCTCACCCCAACCTCATCGTCTCTGATGACCTGAAAAGTGTTAGACTTGGAAACAAGTGGAACCATATGCCTGACAGTCCAGAAAGATTTGACAGCTGCATCTTCACCCTGGGCTCTCCAAGGTTCAGTGCTGGCTGCCATTACTGGGAAGTGGAGGTGGGAGACAAGACAGGGTGGGTCCTGGGCATCTGCGAGGCATCCACCAGCAGAAAGGGGAGCATGACCCTGTCACCAGAGAACGGCTACtgggtggtgatgatgatgaaacGAAATGAGTACCAGGCATCCACCTTTCCCCCAACCCGCCTGCAGATGAGGGAGCCCCCCAGGCGTGTGGGCATCTTCCTGGACTATAAGGCTAGAAACATTTCCTTCTACAATGTGACAGCTAAGTCTCACATCTACACATTCACCAGCTTCTCTTCCTCTGGACCCCTCCAACCTATCTTCAGCCCTGGGACACATGATGGAGGGAAGAACATGGATCCTCTCACCATCTGTCCAGTGGGTGGCCAGGGGCCTCACTGA